Genomic segment of Pongo pygmaeus isolate AG05252 chromosome 1, NHGRI_mPonPyg2-v2.0_pri, whole genome shotgun sequence:
gtttttaatattgtttaaaatatgaCACAGTTATCCCCAGTTCCTATCCCACATGTCCATTCTGGAGGATCCAGAAAACATATTAGTAGTTAGGGTAACAAAAAATCCTGCAAAAAAGACCCAAGTTTTGCCACTAAACTTTAAGTCTTTATTGAGCATTTcataatagctttaaaaaaacaaagtgcaGTTCATGTTTCTAGCTACTTTCATACAATGTTGAAATAATACTTCTATAATTTGACTAAGTAAGATTCTTATTGATTGCTAATTTGGTGTTAGAATTGATTATATTTCACATAATGATATCCCACTGCTCAATGGgatgaatatttatataataggGAAATACCATTGCTGGTTTCTTTACAACTCAGTGTGAATAGCCACATCGTTGACTTCCAAAGAATAAAAGACTCTTTCCATAAACCTTCTGAAGTCGTTTCTATAAACTTGCTCCACTTTCTAATATTGTGAAAGAGTTGATGTAATTTAATTTCTATTCTgtcaattataaatttatttcctcTTGACAAGGTGCCCTATTTGGAAAAGTTGATTGTGGGAAATGATGATAGTATAGCAGGAATATGGAGGATgaaataatgtttcattttataatcAAGAGAAACGGTGTAATTGACCTCATCATATCAGGAGCAGGGAGAATCTGAAACAGTTTGATTTGCATGCACTTCATTGAGTCTACCAAAAGCATACTGATATCAAATTGCCCAGggctatatatttattattgagaATTCATAATTCCAAttctgttacattttttttttaattttgctggaTCTTGTGGAATAAGGATAAGGGAAGATGAAGAAAACTATACTAAATGTGTCAAAATGCTCCTTGTATCACAACAAAGTGGATGGTTTACTCAATGCAGCTAAATTCtcagaagaaaaactgaaatcaCGTCTTTAAAGAGCATTTTTCTTAATGTACTACCTATCTGTAAATAAATAGTTTAAACCATAATGAAAGCAAACTTAAAAAGTTGACTCTAGTTAAATATTGGGAGAGACTGAGTAACCTGACTACCATCAATTTCTTGAGGACTTGGCCAAATTCTGCCTGCACTTTCAGCCTAACCTGCAGGGGGCAATAGCTTGACACGAATGACAACAAAGGCTGCTGAACTATTAGACTTGAATATCTGACTATGACCCTGGAATGTTGTGTAGGTTGGAAGAGTGCTTAATTAATGTATGTTGAAACAAAAGATCAGGTAAATTGTTTGATTTGTCTTCAAGCTATATTTTTAGACTAATTTAATTCATAactgttaggttttttttttccttgaagagaTTATCAAAGTTTTAGGAGACAGATTCATCTTTAGAATTTTCCTGAACACTAATTGTTTACTATGGAATTTATGTAATGTATGTTACCAAAGAAAAGACAGCAGAATCAAAATGACTATAGTTTTCAGTGTTCAAATGGATGACAAAATCAGAGGAAATATGGaatttttagatatatttaataaaagattGTCAAATATCTAGATAATAAACTCtatttcaatgttttttaaaCCTATAACTCTAAATGGGTGGGGGGCAGTCATCCCATTGTTTGCAATATGTCTTCTTTCCATAtatcaaacattattttttaaaactggtttAAACTTAAAATCATGATCAACAATTAGTGAGTTATCTCTTTTAttgctatatatttttctattaccagtggaatagaatttactgGCTATTGATAATCCAcactctcttttttcctccttcttggTATTTCCACTCCCTCCCCCATCCGTATATATCCCCATCAACTGATCTGGGAAGACTGGAAACAGACCAAAAGGGGTTTTGGCTAGAGAGAGTAATTAGAGAATTAGAAAGGAAAACTCTTCTCATCTCCTCACTGCAATCATACTAAATGTTCATTATGTCAATTTTAAATGATACAAAATGCCTTCCCCAAAAGGCATCCTGGTTTTAAGAAGTCAAAAGAGTACCTGGCATTAAACAACCTTGAATCAATCCTGGTGGGATTAACTGGACTGAGTTTCTGTATACTGCACATGCTATGGATCTACTTTGATCAcagtaaggaaaaaaatgataatagattttttttaaaagaattgctGCACAGGAGTGTTCCGTTTCTTTTATATGGCAGAGTTTGATCTTGataaaaaccttttaaaacatCCTTTTCCCCCCACTATGGTAAAGAGATCAtatctgtttttgcttttctttaagaaaagaaaatggggattGCTTACACGGggaaagaaaattttattctcCAACACCCCCTCCCATTCTACTAAACCATTTTAGTCGACATATGTTTGTTATCAGAGAGAGGTGCTGTGAACACACAGCCATTTTCTTAGCAGCTTTTTGACTGTATGTTACCATAGTCCCACAAGGCATTGGTCTTTTCCCATTGGGAAGTCATGAATAAGAGACTATGAAGCTTGCACGTCAGATCTTCCTCAATTAATCCACCATTAGCATGTTTGGGATCCACTACTGGATGGTTAACAGCAGCTTTTGTAACTGTACGCCGACCATATCCAATTATGCTCTGCTAAAAATGAACTCTTTGCAGACCAACCCTCTCGGCTGTCAGTGTTTTCCGTTTTCCTATTTTAACGTTTGTGTATAGTGGCAGGCGACAGATGGTGTAGATCAGATCGATTTGATTGCATTAGATGATTTTTTCCCTACCCCACTCCTTTCTGGAAGCTCGCATCAGCTGAAGGCTATCGCCTGGGACTCCTCGGAAGCATGAGCAAGCCGCCACCACGCGAAGGCACTGGGGCACAGCCAGCGCGAGGCGCCGAGGTCCCTTCCCAGGGCTTGTTAACACTGTAACCCAGCACTCGGAGAGAAGAAGCAGCTCCCACTGCCCAGAGCCTACCTCACTGCACATCAGATGACTCCCTGGCTTCTACACACAGTTGGAGTTCCTCTTGAAACCTGGATTTAGAGGGTAAGCACTTCAATCGAGATGGATTTGTGACAGTTACTTTGCCATACAGCAAGACAAATCTCAGCAAACGTAAAGGATGTAGGATGTATGGGAGAGGGAGACTATGTTTACATcgaaaaatgtgtttctttttgtctGAGAACGAGAGTATTATTCAGTAGAGATGTGTATACTCTTTTTCCATTGACTGTAAGAGTCGACTACCACCCTCCTCCcgattttttctctctccttggtGTTTCCCCCTTTCTActtgagagggaaggagagagggagagggagggagtcaAGGGGGAAgaggggggggagagagagagaggcatttCAGCTTTAGCTTAATTAGCTTATTTCCTCAAACCGATTGCTTTGTCGcgtttctttatgtatttttggttGCAAATTGCGAAGCGATTAACTGGGATGGGTGTTGGAGTGTGGGGGATAGCATAGGAAAGTACTGGGAACCGTCAGTCAGTCGCGGTGGCCTTGAGAGATCAAAAGGTGCTGAAAGCCCCCTGCCCGCAAAACACACCTCTAGTTATTGGGGCGCGAGAGAAATGTAGATTCTAATAAACATGGCTTGCAGGAGTCGATGAACAAAGGTACTTAATGCGGACCTAAGCCTCCGCTGATATTGTTCCGCTAGCAGTATCTAAATATTCAAAAGCGAAGTGTAAGTTGATCAACAAACGCCCTGATGGTATTGggctttttcccttttctgtttttgtgtggaGGGTGGAGAAGGGGGGGAGGGTGGATGGGTGGGGGAAATCCGACAGCTTAAGGAGGCTTGAATTGAATATGCACCCAGCGGCAGTGGTCTCGTAGGAAATGGTGTTCTCGTAAGTCAGGCTGCCCCGCTCAAGCACGAGAGAGAGCTTTGGTTAGAGCTCAGAGCGTCAGTTCTGCTGCGAGTGCTGCCGGCAGTCGGCCCGGGTTGAGCTGTCCACTCGTCCAGGTGCTGAAGCTGGTGGAACATTGGGTAGGTAGGGAAAAGGCTGGCACTGCTACTTGGGTAGAAAGAAAGCATATCAACTGCGTTGTTCTAGTTTCTTAAAGCGTGTGAGTCTGTGGgtcagtgtgtgtatatattttattttaattgtgaggaagcaaaactgaaggagactACTTGGAAAGCATTGAAAAGCTGTGTGGGTATTTATGCTGTGATTCTGATGCCCTGTgtattggggtgtgtgtgtgtgtgtgtgcctcccTTGACCATCCTTTTGAGTTTAAAACGTTCCATTTAGTAAATCCAAGCCTATCTGTATAGTgtgtttcttgttttccttttaatattagTTGAGATTTAAATAGAAGAGTGCAGAAGCAAATGTACACTTTGCTCATAGACTATTGCATTACTTTCCCTAAGGGCTTTTGTTTCTAGGAGTTCAAGCTGAAGAGAACCTGTCagctttctgaatttttttttgtctagcACCAGAGAAAAGCTCCACTTTATACCTATGTTAGGTAACAGCAGAAAATagtgcttatttatttgttttattggtaTCTGTCTTTTTGTAAGTGGTGTACTTAACAGTTATCTGAAAATAATGTAACACAGTCTGGTAGTTGGGCTATATTGGTTTTCTTTCtggttattttaggttcagacaTTATATATTAAGCATCTATTCATAAAACCTAGAATTCATGTTGATTTTTCCATCTGTAAGTTTAACATGTCAAGAAAATGATGAGTTGGTGTGCCTGGAgaagtattataatttttttaaaaataagagcaaacaCAACCTAAGCACCTTAAATTGCAACCAGGTCAGTTAGAGATGAGTTGTGGTAGTGGGAGAGATTCTGTTATATAATTACTCCTTGATGAAGAGCTATTTGCACTTACATAATTTGGGAAATCATAATGTCTATTGCCATGTTTCCATATTCCCCCCCATTCCCCTTACATGGATGTACTTTCATGTATTTGAGAGTAAAGGGGAAAGCAAATTGAGAACTTTCTAATGAAGCTACACCATGTCTTGGGTAGTGACGTTGCACTTGTCCATTTTATTTAGTGAACAATAAACCCCCATTATCAGAATATCCACTGCAGGATCTTAAGACAAAGCTTTTCCAGTAAGAGCCATATTGATCATCAAAGAATCACAGAGATTCTCTCTCTGAATGCCAAAATTACAGTCACTTTGCAAATGAGTTTTTATTggctttttcttcttaaaataatttttatgaacaCAGAGCTTCAAAGGTTTTTCTGTAGAGGTGTCCACAACAGCTGTACAGCAATGCATTTATAGtatatgttttaaaagtgtgCTATGAAATTAAACATTGTGGTGATACAAAATGATGCTTAAATCATAGAAAGTCTACCAGCTTGTCAACTCAGTGAGTTTTGACACTATGGAAAATGGGTTTAATTATTGTATGCCTTGAagcttttttttgctttaaaaatcattatgttGTATAGCTCTAAGGCCTTCAAAGGAAAAATGCCTATTTTTGTACATCTATAAGTATTTGATTTCAAGTAGTAAATTGAATGAGTGTTTATTTTCCATGATCTTGGGCTTGAGAAAAATGCATTTCCAAAACACACTACTGAAAATTTCACCCATGCATGACCTATCTTTATTTAAGCCTCACTTCTTCCCAAAGCCGTCTAggcaaatatatttgtatttgtgtggGTAACTATTCATGTCTCTTACAGGGTTCCCTGGCTGCCATGGCACTCAATCAAACCACCTAGAGTGGACTGACCGAGACCAGACTGGGTACCAAGCAGAGAAGTGCAGAGGAAAGCACTGGGAGAGCACCAGGTAAACTGAAGGTTACTTGTCACTCCCACTTGTGCCCAAAGAGCCTTGCCACATCTTCCCTCCTCACTGGAAAGACAGCACTCTTCTGTGTTAAGTATTTGGTTTTGTGATTTGTCTTTCAGAATTGGAAATGGAGCGGCCATTTGGATTTGGGCAGGAAGCAGCCGAGCACAGCTTTGGATCCTTCTTTAGGGAAATCGAGTTATGGATTTATGGTCCCGGTCAAGCTCAGCCCATCCCCAGCCAGGGGCGGGCTCAGCGAGCAGCAAGAGTtctggtggcggcggcggcggcagtaGCAGCGGCAGCGGTAGCAGCGGCAGCGGCAGCTTGGTCCTCTGACTCTCTTCGGTGACGGGTATTCTTGGGTGGATAATACGGATTACGTTGTTATTGCTTAAGAATACGCGTAGTCGAGGAGAGTACCAGCGGCAGGGGGGCAGCGGCCGCCCTCCCCAGCCCACCAGCTGGCCACTAAACGCCCGTGGTTGCCAAGGTAGCACtttcttgttcttttcatttcctcGGGTGTTTTCGCACTGGTTCCACCAGAAAGGCTGTGCGCTGCGCCTCTGGTGACCAGGACTGGAAAATGGGTTCGCGCAGGGGGCGGGGGGCGAGGTGAAGGGGATGGGCGGGGAGCGGAAGGGGGTACGTTCCCCCGAGCCTGCGGGCGGTTCGGCGTTCCCAGTccgctcctctcctctccacggTGGGGTGCGGCTGGGGGGAGAGACGGGGACGGGGCGATTTTCTAAAGTTGGGAACGACTGAAAGGCCTTGAGCAGTTTGGGAGCGTCGCGAGTGAGGCGCCGAAGCTGGGCAGAGGGTCGCTGGGGGCTGCCTCCGCAGAAAGGGCGTGTCCGTGGGCGAAGGTGCCCCCGCAAGCCTGCGGAAGCGCGTGACTTCGCGAATCCCGGGCCCGGGGCGGTGCCGGAGCCCCACCCCCGGCCGGCCGCGCCGCTCCGCAACCAGACTTGGCGGCCGagctggggagggggcgggggcccGGGGGCTGGGTCCCCGCGGAACTTCCAGATCGGAAGTGTGGCGGGTCTCTCAGGAACGCATATTTTCTTTTCGGATTCTCGGAGAAGGGGTGGAGAAACAGGATGGGAATCGGATTGGTTGCAGTGTGGCACAGACCTGGAACCTTCCTGAAAGAGGTTGGGGCAGGCAGTGACTGTTCAGACGTCCAATCTCTTTGGGACACCTCTTCAGCTCTGtcttccctgcctctgcctttaGGACGAGTCTCAAACACCAACAAACTCAAGGCACGTTCCCCCTCTCAGGTCAGCTGCGAAGGgatgggagcaagagagagcctctccctccttctacttagagtttttgtttgtttgtttgtttgtttcaaatattAATGGACGATAAAACAACACGGATTCGTCACCTCCTAGCGAAGAGGAAGCCACCGCCACCACACCCCTCAAGCATGCCCGGGCACTCCTGGGGACATTCGGACGTGGCAGGAGTTGGCATGCCCAAGATGGAGCTGGGAAGGATGACCCAGAGTGGAAGGCGTGGGCTGAGGCTCCAGGTCTCAGCTCTTGCCAGCGTCGGACTACACAGCTTTACCAGCTTTGCACCTTGCCTTTCCTTCTTGTGAGGCATCTGGGACCGTCCTATCAAGGCGCTTCAAAGGTGGAAGGACAGTGCTGGGGACAAGAACGTACCAGGCTCCCAGAAGATTCCACTAGTGCGGCCAAACACTAAGACCAGGTTTCCTCCCTGCGTGGTGGTCGTTGGTTGTGCACGGGCCGCGCACGAAGACTGAATGCCTGAGAAATGGAAACTgcaggagaaaaatcaaataaacttAGAGGCCTGTGAAGCTCTCCCTGTCGTCGCTCTGGGACCGCTGTAAGCTGAGCTGCATCTCAGATACCTTCTCCACCTGGAGGATGGGCCTTTCTTAGGCACGAAGTGCGTGTGCCCCACTGGGCTCTTGCCCACAAGAGCAGTCTGAACCCTGGAGAGGCTGACACAGAGGTGTCTTGAAGGAAGCAGGCACACTCTCATGCTTCTCCACCTAGGGTTTCGCCTTTCTTCTAATATTTAGGATTCCCAGTGAAGGGTACTCCACACACACCCTCTCCCTACCCCTAATCTCACCCCATTGTGTCTGATCCCACAATTACTCCCAGGGTATCTATACTCACAGCTTTTGCGCTCAAAGAACATTATCGTCTGCGGGGAACGGGTGGAGCCCTTCTCAGAAGCTCCCGGGGGCGAGTCCATTTTAAGAATGAGTTGAAGTaggaaagaaaacacagatgctgtctttgcattcgacattctatCACCAGCAAGAGAATATGTAACTCCTGTTCTTTCCTTCATTATTCCATGAATTACCTTTTTTCTCTAGGGATCCACCAGTTGGTGATTTAGGGCTTTTAAATATTATGCTTGTTACGTATTTAACAAAATGTAATATGTCTACTGGTGGCATTGTTTCCTTGGGAAATTAGAAAAGTAGAAGCTACATACTGTAGTTCCTAGGTGGTCTCTGGAAAGTTGGCCTCATGCTGGTTGGCTAAATAATAAGTGTTTAGgatttgaaaggaagaaagagagctgAAGGCCTGGTGACAGAGTTTGTGAGAAACAGAAGATGTAACACTCTGGCATTTATTGAGGGGATGAAGAAGAACTTTTGAAAAATAAGCTATTCTATTCAGTTTTGTGCAAATTTATTGCAGTTGCTTCATAGAGGAAGAATAATGTTTAGAATGGAATAATTGCAAATGCTAGTGATGAAATCTAAAGGAAACCTCTACTCATAGTTAACTgaaagtatttttgttgttgttgttaagtacTTATCtcattgctttctttcctttgcaGAATTATTTTCCTATAATAGTTTCCATTAGGTGTCAGTCTGACTGAACTGGTTCTTATTTAAGTTAGGGGTGAAAATGTTCCCTCATCAGACCTTTTAAGATAAGAAAGtgggaaaaattaaaactttattaaGTTGAAATTACTGgagttaatttttattgtaaCAAGGCAGcttttttcttcccagaaaaaataattttaaattatgtcgCCACTAGTCAATGACTGCTTTTGCCCTGTCACTGTCCATAGCCATGATTAAAGAAGTACAAAATGCTTGTTTGTGCTTTTCATGCTAGATCCAAGTAGTGTTAAGGAGTCATAATTTTTGGATGGCTTTTCAATTGATATCCTAATACTAGAAGGGTAAGCAGccttttctaatatttcttttgctttacaAAGGTGGTAGAAATTTTTCCTGAAAGAAAGAACATGGATTCAGCTTAAGCTGTTCATTTGACAATACTGAGGGCACAGTAAAGGAAGGAGACAAATTGTGAAAATTACTTTTGTCCACTAGTTTTACTTTAATAAAGCCTGCTTAAATACTCAGAATTTATGAACACAATTTATGACGTATAGGTGGGAGATTTTAGGTCGcccatttaaatttatataatgtcTATAAATGGTCAATTTTATACTATAATATTCATTAATAAGTATAAGAAACATCATCTTGATTGGTCGTTTGCTACTGAGTCCCAAGTAAGTAGCTTGATAGAAACTgcatttttcagaaaatttgcttattttattctttgtatttgtGAATTCTGTTCTGATGTTGTTGCTTGAATAGAATTGTGGGGAGTGGTGATGGTATTCGTGGTTAAAGATCCATAGAGCATCATGACAACCCTATGAACTTTCCCTGAGGCCATTGTGAGCCCTAGAATGATGTGGCTCTTGGTGTCAGAGCAATGCCAATATAGAACGAGAACAGAGGTCCCAGTGAAAGTCCAAGCAAAGGCAAGCAACAATGAAGTAGCATTTTGATGGAAGGAATATTCCAAAAACCCTATTATCAATTTGTGTcttattatattccacattagtcatgagaaattttcaaatgtaaaaatgGACAACAAAATTAGAgatgatgggtatattgggaaacatttttgtgttttatgtagGACAGAGGAGAAGTGCTAAGGACATAGAAGGAAAGACAGCATAAGGCCATCACAGTTGTTCACCATCTTGTCAATATGTACAGGTGCAGCTACCATTGTGTCACGGAAATGACAGAATGATGTTCTTACTGTGTTGGAAAGTAGTGTATTCTGCATAGGAGACTTACTgtttaaaagtaaatttcttttggatatattttcagtaagaagaaaaaatgtaataatgacTTCAGAATATTTAAAGACTTTTAAATCATTCAGCTATTGAATTTAGTTATTGATAGCTGTAGAACTATAAACACAAATGCTAAGTAGATTTTAAGCAAATAGCTTTGTAgtacaatttgttttttaaatgttttcagatttttatcTTAGTGCTTATACTTTAAATCATGACTTACAAGTCTTGCGTTTAAGTCTAGAAAACATTTTGCATGattgtataaaataaacattttagttGAGGAAACACGGCAGTTCATCCAAAAAACATAagccaaaaatatatattgtaatattttaaatttcttgaaatgTGTTTATTACCCAGTAATTAGTTGAGTTTGTTGAGTGCATCCTAACAATAAAATCAGTGTATCTGTATGTTTGTATTGTT
This window contains:
- the LOC129044177 gene encoding LOW QUALITY PROTEIN: uncharacterized protein LOC129044177 (The sequence of the model RefSeq protein was modified relative to this genomic sequence to represent the inferred CDS: inserted 1 base in 1 codon), with translation MGIGLVAVWHRPGTFLKEVGAGSDCSDVQSLWDTSSALSSLPLPLGRVSNTNKLKARSPSQVSCEGMGARESLSLLLLRVXCLFVCLFQILMDDKTTRIRHLLAKRKPPPPHPSSMPGHSWGHSDVAGVGMPKMELGRMTQSGRRGLRLQVSALASVGLHSFTSFAPCLSFL